TATCATCAAGGAAGAGGACAAAGCTGCATAAGAAAATCTTATCAACCTTGTTAATTAAGTCTTTTAAAGTTGGACTGAAAATAAGATAAATTGGAATATATATCCAGACATTTAATAATGTCAGCTTTGGCCTTgctaatgttaaaaaaaaaaataactcagCTGTGAACTTACTAAGGATTGATTATTGGATAATGAAGATACTGCTGATTAATTGTTTGAATTATTCTTTGagtgttttaattaattatattagcaTGCATTCACATATCACAGCTCATGATTTTACTAAGAAAAGTTTCTTTTACAAAAAATTAGTATTTGATTATTTAAGaaattaatcaaataataatcTCAGGACATGTTTGGTTTTGGAAGTGAGACCCACAGATGATTGAGTGGTCATGCATGTATGGTTCACTAGTAGGATTAACATAAACAAGGCTTTGTTGTTCTTAATTACTATGTTTTATTACCTTTCGACATCTCTTTCTACATATATTTGGTCATGGAACCATTtaatattgaatatttttttgaTTTGATGTATATTAAATagtttcatttttaattatacaaCACAAACTTATCTTTTATAATGAAATAATTAAGAATATGAACACATTGTGGCACTGATTAGTCAAACAAAATTATATTCTTCAGAGTAATTATATAATGACTCAAATAATTGATATGAAGACTTTGACTCCTCCatttttcatcttcttttttgCACCGTTAATGATATGAGAGGAGCACATATATACATACAAAACCAAACAAAAAGCATAGAGTTTTCATTCCACTACTAATCGAAAGATGGAGTACTGGTCATCACGTTTGATGTTTCTCCTTACCCTTGTACtccttctttctcaatctttaatCGACTCATCTACTCCTTCACCTTCCAATAATTTCTTGTGTCATCCTGCCGAGAGCTCTGCATTGCTCCAATTCAGCAACTCCTTTATCATCAATCCAAGCATGGTCGACTTGGTTAGAATGTATTTAATGAATCCGAAGACAGTCTCTTGGAAGAATGGCACAGATTGTTGTTCATGGGATGGAGTATCATGTGATCATATTTCGGGTCATGTCATTGGCCTCGACCTCAGTTTTAGCGGTCTTCAAGGCACCCTTTTCTCACTTCTCCATCTCCAAACTTTAATCCTTGACCTCAATAATTTCTCTTGCTCTCCAATTCCTCCTGAAATTGGCAGTTTTGCCAACATGAAAACGCTTAGTCTCTCTTCTGCCAACTTTTCTGGTTATATCCCTGAAGAGATTTCTCAC
The Humulus lupulus chromosome 6, drHumLupu1.1, whole genome shotgun sequence DNA segment above includes these coding regions:
- the LOC133786047 gene encoding receptor-like protein Cf-9 — encoded protein: MEYWSSRLMFLLTLVLLLSQSLIDSSTPSPSNNFLCHPAESSALLQFSNSFIINPSMVDLVRMYLMNPKTVSWKNGTDCCSWDGVSCDHISGHVIGLDLSFSGLQGTLFSLLHLQTLILDLNNFSCSPIPPEIGSFANMKTLSLSSANFSGYIPEEISHLSKLSRLTIYGDVADCHFLMGPFVLKKMLQNFTNLMELTMNNIDMSNVELVSSFMNVSSSLTTLVLYREIPRKCLSLTKSSEPEIRNQSIFTF